A stretch of DNA from Pseudomonas sp. p1(2021b):
CCGCGTGGCCCAGCAGCAGATGCAGGCCCGCCGTCAGGTGTGTCGACCGAAGCAAAAGCTGTTGCCGGGTAGCGAGCGCTTCGAATTGGTGGCGCATATGCTGCGTGAGCGTTTGTCTCCCGAGCAGATTGCCGGCAAGCTGCGCAGCATGAATATTCCCAGCCTCAGAGATGCCTACGTCTGTCGCGAGACGATCTATAACGCGATCTATGCCTTGCCAGTCGGCGAGCTGCGTAAAGAGCTGATCATCTGCCTGCGCCAAAGCAAGACGATGCGCAGGCCGCGCTCTGGCGGCGTGGATCGGCGCGGTCAGATCCCTGAGAGGGTCAGTATTCATGTACGTCCGCCGGAGATCGAAGACCGACTGATGCCAGGGCATTGGGAAGGCGACCTGATCAAGGGCAAGGCCAACGCCTCGTCTGTAGGTACGCTGGTGGAGCGCACCAGTGGCTACCTGATGCTGGTGAAGATGAACGACGCGACGGCGACCTCGGCGATGGAAGGCTTCAGTGCAGCGCTCAATGGCATGCCGCTGGCGATGCGCAAGAGCATGACCTACGACCAGGGCCGAGAAATGGCGCGGCATGCTGAAATCACCCAGCAGACCGGGGTGGCGATTTACTTCTGCGACCCGCACAGCCCTTGGCAGCGCGGCAGTAACGAAAACATCAATGGCCTGATCCGCCAGTACCTGCCCAAGGGCACGGACTTGTCGGTGCATAGCCAGGAGGAACTGGATGCCATCGCACTGCAACTGAACATGCGCCCCCGTAAGCGCTTCGACTTCAAGTGTCCGATCGAGGTTATGGACGAGGTGATGCAGGAAGCTATGGCTATGCGGCATGATGCTCCAGCTTCAATTCAATAACCGTGTTGCACTCAGCTCCTGTAACCGCCCTGTGTAATTTCTTACATTGGCTCTATAGTGTGCATAATTTTTATGGAATGAATTGAGTATTTCTATAACCTTATCCAGCTGCAGTTGTTTTTTAGTGATATGAAGTTTTTTGGTCTCTGCCGAAGTATTGGTCAGCGCGACGAGATAGCCAAACATTCCAGCGATCAACGCTCCCATACCAATTTTCACGGCATCCGAGGCAATATTTATCCACTCCACGCTCCCTCCATTGCGCTTATCACGCCAGCTATTTTTGACACTTAGTCCATGCTTGGAGTACTGGCATGTCTTCCTATATGACCATCAGGCCCTCGCGCGCAAACACACATCCGAGACAGGCCTGCATCGGAGTAACATACGAGGGTTGTTTGCGCTTCAATGCGGTTTTCTTTTAAGTAACTTTCTTTAATCGGCCTGATCCACTGTTCGCGCCCATCCACATCGGTTGTTTCCAGAAGCACCTCATCTTCTTGTAGATCAAAGTGTTTGTGCAGTAGTGCCACGCCAAATCTGTCTATGCAGTTGTGCTTTTTCAATATTTCAAATATTTCATTTAGACATGGCAGGTCCTCATCGTCTATGGGTCTAACATTGTCGATATGGTTAATTTCACCCCACAGTAAAGAAATCATTTTATTTATCTCCACTATGAACGTTTAACTAGCGAAATGTTACAGATTTAATAGGGGTCTTAGTCTGCGAATCTTCATGGGAGACGGGACTAATCAGAGCCCTCGCTCTTGGATAACATTAGACGCTCGCGCGCAAAATTCCACCCATTCCGATAAGGCGGCGTATAGAGCCTTAGCGGCATCTGAGGTTGGCGCGTACTTATCTCTGTCGCAAGCCCATCTGGTGAACCGCTTCAGGGTATGCAGGCATCGTAGTCAGTGTCTGAGGGTCGGTTGAGGTCAATTTTGACTTCAAGAATCTAGACGTGGAGGGGAGGCCTCATGCCCGGCAAGACTTTAATTTCCATTGGCATGAGGCGCATGTTATTCGTGAACAGGCAAGATCCAAGTTTAAGCTTGTTTACTGATATTTTGCGGAGCCGATGAACTTAGAGAAATGCTCGCACCATATTTGGACCGTTGTAAACTCGTTGACGTTGACGCTTGCAGGAATGGTTTTCTTGAAATTCCCGAAGTTTTTCAATTCGCCAATCAGAATTGCTTCTTTCTTTATGTCCAAAAACGATTCTTTGTCGGTGGCTTGTTTCTTTGTCAGGTAAATTTTGTAGTCTGGACCAGGTGCTACATCACCTTTAAATACAATTTCGTTATCCGTAACAAAAAGTTGTCCATTCGCCCAGTGAAGGGCGTCGCTGCCTTTCTGATCTTTCTTGAACTCTCCGCTATACTTTGCCACCTTTTGCACTTCTTCAATTTCGGCGATGGTGGCGTTTTCTTGTGCTGTCAAAATCGGAAGTATATAGATCCCTAGCCCAACTCCCGCGCCAAACAGAGCCAGGTGGGACGCGAGCAGAATTATTTTTAATTGCTTTTTCATGGGTTGCCTCATACAGTGAGTTATTTGGTGTGTCCATCACAATCCATTAGTTCGAACAGGGTGCGGTATGTGCTGATAGCGATATTGTTAGTGGGGTGCTAGCTTAGCTACCATGACGGCATTTTTCAAGGTAGTTGTCGCGTCAACCGTCTAACTATGCCGCCATTTTCTCGTTCTGTTGCTCTCGATCCTGGTTCAACAACACGGTGCCGATCGGTTCCCAGTTACGCGTCCGGCCTGACCACCGCTCCGGTTTGTTTTCCTTGGCTCGTTCGTACAACTCATGTCGCCGGGCCAAGACCTGATGGTCCAGCCCTCGATGC
This window harbors:
- a CDS encoding DM13 domain-containing protein; the encoded protein is MKKQLKIILLASHLALFGAGVGLGIYILPILTAQENATIAEIEEVQKVAKYSGEFKKDQKGSDALHWANGQLFVTDNEIVFKGDVAPGPDYKIYLTKKQATDKESFLDIKKEAILIGELKNFGNFKKTIPASVNVNEFTTVQIWCEHFSKFIGSAKYQ
- a CDS encoding IS30 family transposase translates to MQIGHAQGFSLRGIACLINRSPSTISRELRRNRDACGGYSARVAQQQMQARRQVCRPKQKLLPGSERFELVAHMLRERLSPEQIAGKLRSMNIPSLRDAYVCRETIYNAIYALPVGELRKELIICLRQSKTMRRPRSGGVDRRGQIPERVSIHVRPPEIEDRLMPGHWEGDLIKGKANASSVGTLVERTSGYLMLVKMNDATATSAMEGFSAALNGMPLAMRKSMTYDQGREMARHAEITQQTGVAIYFCDPHSPWQRGSNENINGLIRQYLPKGTDLSVHSQEELDAIALQLNMRPRKRFDFKCPIEVMDEVMQEAMAMRHDAPASIQ